The nucleotide window CATCTGCCGCCCCTTTCCTGTCGTTACCGGTCAGGAGAACGCACGGATCATGCCCGCCGCCACCGTGTGGTTGGTGGCTTCGTCGATCAGCACGAAGGCGCCGGTCGCCGGGTTGTCGCCGTAGGCATCGCAGACGATCGGCTTCTGCAGCGAGATCTGCACCGAGCCGATATCGTTGAGGCGGATGTCATGGCGGCCGGTCTCGTGCGACAGCGTGTGCACGTCCAGCACCCGGTCCACCGCGGACACGCGCGCGAACACGCTGGCCGTGGTGTGCTTGAGCACGTACTTGCGTGCCGGGTTCAGCGACTCGTCGTCGAACCAGCACAGGTCGGCCTGCAGCTTCTTGGCCGATGCGGTGGTGGCGTCGGCGGCAACGAACATATCACCGCGTGATACATCGACATCCTCGGCCAGGCGCACCGTGACGGTGTCGCCGACATTGGCCGATGCGGCCGCGCCGTTGGGCGTCAGCACCTCGGCCACCACGGCTTCGCGGTTGGCCGGCAGCACGCGCAGCTTCTGGCCGACGCGCACGGTGCCGGCCTCGACGCGGCCGGCGTAGCCGCGGAAGTCGTCCGACTGCGCGCCGTCCTGGCGAATCACCAGCTGCACCGGGAAGCGCAGCGCGGCGTCGTCCTCGGGCGCAGCCTCTTCCACCGGCAGTTCTTCCAGCAGCGGCAGCAGCGGCTCGCCCTGGTACCACGGCATGGCATCGCTTTCATGCACGATGTTGTCGCCGCGCAGCGCGGACACCGGCACGTAGCGCACGTCCTTCAGGCCCAGCTGCCCGGCCAGTTCGGTGTAGGCGGCGCGGATCTCGTTGAAGCGCTGCTCGCTGTAGTCGACCAGGTCCATCTTGTTGACCGCGACGATCACGTGCCGGATCTCGAGCAGCTTCAGGATCGCCGAATGGCGCTTGGTCTGCGCCAGCAGCTCGGCGCGGCCGTCCCTGACGGTGACGCGCGTGGCATCGACCAGCACG belongs to Cupriavidus taiwanensis and includes:
- a CDS encoding sulfate adenylyltransferase subunit 1, which produces MTHQATHQGLLRFITAGSVDDGKSTLIGRLLYDSKAVLSDQLTALANAKNKRTAGEQIDFSLLTDGLEAEREQGITIDVAYRYFSTARRKFIIADTPGHEQYTRNMVTGASTADAAIVLVDATRVTVRDGRAELLAQTKRHSAILKLLEIRHVIVAVNKMDLVDYSEQRFNEIRAAYTELAGQLGLKDVRYVPVSALRGDNIVHESDAMPWYQGEPLLPLLEELPVEEAAPEDDAALRFPVQLVIRQDGAQSDDFRGYAGRVEAGTVRVGQKLRVLPANREAVVAEVLTPNGAAASANVGDTVTVRLAEDVDVSRGDMFVAADATTASAKKLQADLCWFDDESLNPARKYVLKHTTASVFARVSAVDRVLDVHTLSHETGRHDIRLNDIGSVQISLQKPIVCDAYGDNPATGAFVLIDEATNHTVAAGMIRAFS